The Sinomonas sp. P10A9 genome includes a window with the following:
- a CDS encoding ATP-binding cassette domain-containing protein, whose protein sequence is MHAADSHDVIRIQGARENNLKDVSLELPKRRLTVFTGVSGSGKSSLVFATIAAESQRMINETYSTFVQGFMPTMARPDVDLLEGLTTAIIVDQERMGANVRSTVGTVTDANAMLRMLFSRLGQPHIGSPQAFSFNVPSVSGAGSIRTASGKTEKRSFSITGGMCPRCEGTGSVSDFDFTALYDATKSLAGGALLVPGYSMDGWYGRIFAGSGYFDMDKPIGEFTERELNDLLFREPTKIKVEGINLTYEGLIPKIQKSMLSKDKEAMQPHIRAFVERAITFQSCPECGGTRLAAPARSSKIRGVSIADVCAMQISDLAGWVRGLDEPSVGPLVGGLQHLLDSFVGIGLGYLSLDRASGTLSGGEAQRTKMIRHLGSSLTDVTYVFDEPTIGLHPHDIQRMNELLLRLRDKGNTVLVVEHKPEAIAIADHVVDLGPGAGTGGGMICFEGTVEALRGSGTLTGRHLDDRARLKGSVRSPKGSLEVRGASANNLKEVDVDIPLGVLTVVTGVAGSGKSSLIHGSVAPRQDVVVIDQGAIKGSRRSNPATYSGLLEPVRKAFAKANSVKPALFSANSEGACPVCNGAGVIYTELGFMDTVSTPCEECEGKRYQPAVLEYRLNGRDIAEVLAMPVTEAAAFFAEDESAIPGAHRILARMADVGLGYLALGQPLTTLSGGERQRLKLATQMGERGGIYVLDEPTTGLHLADVEQLLGLLDRLVDSGKSVIVIEHNQAVMAHADWIIDLGPGAGHDGGRVVFEGTPAGLVAGRATLTGEHLAKYVRA, encoded by the coding sequence ATGCATGCTGCCGACAGCCATGATGTGATCCGCATCCAGGGTGCTCGCGAGAACAACCTCAAGGACGTGAGCCTCGAGCTCCCGAAGAGGCGCCTGACCGTCTTCACCGGGGTCTCCGGCTCGGGCAAGAGCTCGCTCGTGTTCGCCACCATCGCGGCCGAGTCGCAGCGGATGATCAATGAGACCTACTCGACGTTCGTCCAGGGCTTCATGCCGACCATGGCCCGCCCCGACGTCGACCTGCTCGAGGGGCTCACGACGGCGATCATCGTGGACCAGGAGCGCATGGGAGCGAACGTGCGCTCGACGGTGGGCACCGTCACGGACGCGAACGCGATGCTGCGGATGCTCTTCAGCCGCCTGGGCCAGCCGCACATCGGCTCGCCCCAGGCTTTTTCGTTCAACGTGCCGTCCGTCAGCGGCGCCGGGTCGATCAGGACCGCGTCCGGCAAGACCGAGAAGCGCTCCTTCAGCATCACGGGCGGCATGTGTCCCCGGTGCGAGGGCACAGGCTCGGTCAGCGACTTCGACTTCACGGCACTGTATGACGCCACCAAGTCCCTCGCCGGGGGTGCGCTTCTGGTCCCCGGCTACAGCATGGACGGCTGGTATGGGCGGATCTTCGCCGGCTCGGGATACTTCGACATGGACAAGCCGATCGGCGAGTTCACGGAGAGGGAGCTGAACGACCTCCTGTTCAGGGAGCCGACCAAGATCAAGGTCGAGGGCATCAACCTCACCTACGAGGGCCTCATCCCGAAGATCCAGAAGTCGATGCTGTCCAAGGACAAGGAGGCGATGCAGCCCCACATCCGCGCCTTCGTGGAGCGAGCGATCACGTTCCAGTCGTGTCCCGAGTGCGGTGGGACACGGCTCGCCGCGCCCGCCCGCTCGTCGAAGATCAGGGGAGTGAGCATCGCCGACGTGTGCGCGATGCAGATCAGCGACCTCGCGGGGTGGGTCCGCGGCCTCGACGAGCCCTCCGTTGGCCCGCTCGTGGGCGGGCTCCAGCATCTACTCGATTCGTTCGTGGGCATCGGACTCGGATACCTGTCCCTCGATCGCGCGTCCGGCACGCTCTCGGGCGGCGAGGCGCAGCGGACCAAGATGATCCGGCACCTCGGCTCGTCCCTCACGGATGTCACGTACGTCTTCGACGAGCCGACGATCGGCCTCCACCCGCACGACATCCAGCGCATGAACGAGTTGCTCCTCCGGCTGCGGGACAAAGGGAACACGGTCCTCGTCGTCGAGCACAAGCCGGAGGCGATCGCGATCGCTGACCACGTCGTCGACCTCGGCCCCGGGGCCGGCACGGGAGGCGGGATGATCTGCTTTGAGGGCACGGTGGAGGCACTGCGGGGGAGCGGCACCCTCACAGGACGGCACCTCGACGACCGGGCCCGTCTCAAGGGCAGCGTGCGCAGCCCGAAGGGCTCCCTCGAGGTGCGCGGCGCGTCGGCGAACAACCTCAAGGAGGTCGACGTCGATATCCCGCTCGGCGTCCTGACGGTCGTCACGGGCGTGGCTGGCTCGGGGAAGAGCTCCCTGATCCACGGGTCGGTGGCGCCGCGGCAGGACGTCGTCGTGATCGACCAGGGCGCCATCAAGGGCTCGCGCCGCAGCAACCCGGCGACGTACTCCGGGCTCCTCGAACCGGTCCGCAAGGCGTTCGCGAAGGCGAACAGCGTCAAGCCCGCACTGTTCAGCGCGAACTCCGAGGGCGCGTGCCCGGTGTGCAACGGCGCAGGCGTGATCTACACCGAGCTTGGGTTCATGGACACGGTGTCCACCCCGTGCGAGGAGTGCGAGGGCAAGCGCTACCAGCCGGCGGTCCTCGAGTACCGGCTCAACGGGCGCGACATTGCAGAGGTCCTCGCGATGCCGGTCACCGAGGCCGCGGCCTTCTTCGCCGAGGACGAGTCGGCGATCCCCGGGGCGCACAGGATCCTTGCGAGAATGGCCGACGTCGGCCTCGGCTACCTCGCGCTCGGCCAGCCCCTCACGACTCTCTCGGGCGGAGAGCGGCAGCGCCTCAAGCTCGCGACGCAGATGGGGGAGAGGGGCGGCATCTATGTCCTCGACGAGCCCACCACTGGTCTCCATCTGGCCGATGTCGAGCAGCTTCTGGGCCTCCTCGATCGGCTCGTGGACTCGGGCAAGTCCGTCATTGTCATTGAGCATAACCAGGCCGTCATGGCGCACGCGGACTGGATCATCGACCTCGGGCCAGGGGCCGGGCACGACGGCGGTCGGGTCGTCTTCGAGGGCACGCCGGCGGGTCTCGTGGCTGGGCGGGCGACGCTGACGGGGGAGCACCTCGCGAAGTACGTCCGCGCGTGA
- a CDS encoding VOC family protein produces the protein MPTSPTPYVSFPGTAREALEFYRDVFGGDLTLHTRADFGSADEPLEAVAHGILSGPVQLFGADADGTAPSPHCEGIMFSLLGASDAETLTGWFARLSEGGRVVDDLRSRPWGASDGQVVDKYGLHWLIGFEH, from the coding sequence ATGCCGACGTCGCCCACGCCCTATGTCTCCTTTCCCGGTACGGCCCGTGAAGCACTCGAGTTCTACCGGGACGTGTTCGGCGGCGACCTCACGCTCCATACGCGCGCGGACTTCGGATCCGCTGATGAACCGCTCGAGGCCGTCGCCCACGGCATCCTGAGTGGCCCGGTGCAACTGTTCGGCGCCGATGCCGATGGCACTGCGCCAAGCCCGCACTGCGAGGGCATCATGTTCAGTCTGCTAGGGGCGTCGGACGCGGAGACGCTCACGGGCTGGTTTGCACGGCTCTCCGAGGGCGGACGCGTCGTTGACGACCTCCGTTCGCGTCCCTGGGGTGCCTCCGACGGTCAAGTGGTCGACAAGTACGGGCTGCACTGGCTCATCGGATTCGAGCACTAG